GAAAGAGAACAAGTAGTAGTAGCTAATAAAATGGATTTAACTCCAGCTCAAGATAATTTTGAAGAGATTAAGTCTGAACTGGAAACAAGAGGTTATCAAGTCTTTCCAGTTTCAGCTGTAACAGGAGAGGGAGTTAAAGAATTAATTAAGACTGTAGATAAGTTAGTTAAAGAGGCTGATGATATTGTTGATATTGCTCCTGAAAAGGAGGAAGTTGTTATTAAAGGTCCGCAACCTACTAATGAAGAAGAGGGCTTCTATATTACTAAGAAGGATGGAATATTTGAAGTTAATGGTGAAGAGATTGAAAGAAGAGTAGCCATGACTAAATTAAATAATGAAGATGCTGCTTACTATTTAGCAAGAACAATGGAAAAAATGGGGGTAGAAGAAGCTTTAAAAGCTGAAGGAATTCAAGAAGGTGACACAGTTAGAATCGGTAGCATAGAATTTGAATATTATGAAGAGTAAAATTAAAATACAAAAATGAAAGGAGTTGGGCAGGATGTTAACCGGAAAACAGAGAAGTTATTTAAGAGGGAAAGGTAATCAGATGAATCCTATAGTACAGATTGGAAAAGATGGTATTAATTCTAATTTAGTAGAACAGACAGATGATGCTTTAGAAGCTAGAGAATTAATTAAAGTTAGAGCTTTGAATAATTCTCTTTATACAGCACGCGAAGCTGCTGATGAATTAGCTGAGGAGTGTGGAGCAGAAGTTGTACAGGTAATAGGGAATGTGTTTTTAATTTATCGTCGTAACGATGAAGACCCTATATATAATTTACCAAACTAATACTTTATAAGTTGTGGTGATGGAAATGTCAATAAAAGAAGAGTTACAAG
This region of Selenihalanaerobacter shriftii genomic DNA includes:
- the yhbY gene encoding ribosome assembly RNA-binding protein YhbY; translation: MLTGKQRSYLRGKGNQMNPIVQIGKDGINSNLVEQTDDALEARELIKVRALNNSLYTAREAADELAEECGAEVVQVIGNVFLIYRRNDEDPIYNLPN